A stretch of DNA from Maniola hyperantus chromosome 14, iAphHyp1.2, whole genome shotgun sequence:
AATATTGATTTTGAAGTCGTCAACATTAGTTTGGCTGAGAAACCTGAATGGTTGACTAGCAAAAGTGCTTTTGGTAAGCTAGTATGTTTAGTTTAGTGAACTTTCAAAGAGTTAGTAATGCTCTCAAACTATTTCGTGAAATTTCGCCGAAACGATCAAGGGCTGAGGCCatcttttcttctaatatcattggctgAGGGGGCCATAACTTCCCATACTTGTTATaggtaaatgcgaaagcgtgctTGTTTGTTAGTTCGTAAggcaatcacgttgcaacggagcaacgaatcgacgtgattttttgcatggatataattgtatttgtatttatttatttattaaagaagaatatttgcaggttacaacaagtttggtgcattcataaactttaaataagtttttccgtacaccagtgccgtcgacagtcgataggtacctacacgtaacattaatttattgttatactcaatacttaacagctaactaaactaaattaaagacctggagagtgacataggctacctttttatTCCGGATAATCAAGATTTCACggcattttaaaaacctaagtccacgcggccgaaagCTAGTCCACAGCATGCTAGTGGATACCtaagtaactaagtatagtacgccacaggtcgagacggcagtcggggagggaacgccccgtacacccgctcAGTCCCCATGCTAacccgggtgacgtgcgggagtgcagggcgtcccccccgcctcacaaTACCCAGATTGCcctctcaacctatcgcggactttaggtatttatttataaagacAATCCTTTACAGGTACAGTGCCATCAATCGAGATCAAAGAGGATGTATGCATCTACGGTAGTCTTATAGCTGTTGAGTACTTAGACGAGGTCTACCCTCAACGGCCGCTGTTGCCGAAAGACCCGGTTAGGAAAGCTATGGATAAAATCATCGTTGAAGCCTCGGGACCGGTCAGTATTATGTATTATAGTTGCGCATAGTGTTCCGtacccgtccgtctgtctgtcggcgggctgtatctcgtgaaccgtaataggtagagttgaaattttcacagaacgtgtacagtagctggcagaaaatattgtacatcgacctttagaaagagatttcggcttcgtagagcgttgtccctgtcactcatacctatatgtgacgttttgtcggtctcaacgatagatacaacgttctacgaaaccgttatctctttctaattgtcgatgtacaatatttcctgccgggtatcTACTGAATTTCTATTGACAATAACAATATAAACTTCAAATGGccagcataaaaataaaaacaaatgtcaTACAGATAATACGGAATCCTTCATGTggaagtccgactcgcacttgactgattttatatttcgaTTGAACATGAACAACTTTGGTACCTAACCTTGAATGTTTTGAATTTCTAGATCACAACGTTTGTTATGAAAACTGTAAAAGCGCCAGAGACGATCACAGAGGAGACAGTTTCTGCGTTCCACAAAGCTTTGGAGTTCATCCAAAACCAACTGAAGGAGCGCGGCACGCCGTACCTGGCTGGCGATGCGCCCGGTTACGTCGACTACATGAACTGGCCGTGGTTCGAGCGACTACTGGGCTTCAAGGAAGAGGATCGAAAAATCGACTCAGAGAAGTTTAAACTACTGGTACGGTAGTTCGTCTTAACCCATTAGTCGGCCCACCTCTTAGCATAAGGGTTAGACAtagaccatagtctaccgctttggcagacttcacatttgagaattttatggagaactctcagacatgcaggttttcactcgatgttttccttcaccgttaaaacaagtgacatttatttgcttaaaacgcatgaactccgaaaagttagaggtatgtGCTCGGGTCGAACTCCGATCCTCCCGAATAAGAGGTCGACGGCGACGTCTCAGCACACCACACCACTCGGGTATCACCGCTTTACtagtgttgtttcggattgactggcgggtggcgagcgcgaagttccgcctgggggtgagccctagggctcgaacaAAAAAATTTTAAAGGTCGGGGGCAACGTCATCCTACGGGCGAATCCTCGTCTTTCGCCGGCAAAGACGTTGTAATAAGGTTGGGtagtgtagccctacgagataggaaGCATTATCGGTCATATTTagatcgtcgggatcgttaaggacgtgctcaGGGCGTCTTttatggggggggggggctttACTAGGATTTCACCACCGCCTTTCTATGGTATGTAGGTTACGTACTTACCAAACTAAGTTAAAATTTTTAGCCAGAACTATTGTTTTcgtttaataatatgtataggtatcTAAGATCAAGTGTCCACTGGCAAGTATCTTCCACAATTTCTTGCAGAAGTCTGCTCTTGTCTGGCGCCTTCTCTTACCCCTAAGTTGCGTTTGAAAAATCCATGTCTTATCGATAAAATGTACTTACATTTCAGACGGCGTACCTGGGGAAGATGAAGAAAGACCCCGCTGTTGTTCCGTACCTAGTTCCAGACAATGTCATGAACACATTCCACGAGGGATTCAAGACGGGCCCCCATCCTAACTACGACCTCCTGGActcacaattaataaaataactattacctacctacattttttgtttttattactaTGTAATGTGTAGTTGTGATTTTCTTGTAAGAATTTTTAgggtccgtacccgaagggtgccaataggaccctattactaagtctctGCTGTCTCTCCGTccgtcagtgggctgtatctcgcgAACTGCAATAGGTTGTTTttagtagagagttgaaattttcacagaatgtgtatattCTTTTGCCCCcataacaaatactaaaaatttcaagatGGTCGCGATATGCGAATAAAACCCTTCGTATGGCGAGTTCAACTCTCACTTTACCGGTCTTTTTACCATAATTTCGATTTTAAGTGACCTGCTAAAATCATGATAACCCTTCCTTTGGGCTTTGCCGTAGTTGGGGTAAAAACACTTTAACAATAatctctatataaaaatgaatcgctgaatgtgttgctgatcgcaaatttcgagaacagctgaaccgatttcgttaactcttttttcataatattccttgaagtacgaggatggttcttatggagagaaaaatttaaaaaaatcctgaaaaaatcgactgttaggcggtacgaagttcgccggggcagctagtaattaatatacatacctacaattGCATTATTCATTGTTACTTTCAAACCCTTtatagaacataatattaaaagaagaaagtgattttatagtaagtattttattcaaACACTAGTTTCCaaagtaaatgtaaaaaaagAGTTCCAATGAATCACACATTTAATGAAACTCGTCAAAAtaaaactagaaaaaaaaatacatacttactaGAAAGAAaagtaatacataatattatactcaatagtaaaaagaaaaatgccATGACGTCAACGGTAGTATTGCAAAATGTATGTCGAAATAGAACTAAAGGTCCAAACGCATTTGAAGTTGAACGGCTAGCTTTGAAGGTTCTAGTTGGCTTCTAGCTTGACTACATAAATACTCGAATTTGGAAACCCTAGTCGCCTAAATTACTTTCATCATCCATATCTGTATagaatgtcaaaaaaaaacctTACAATCATGTCAAAAACAAGAGAATGACCTGAGAATTTCATGTCTTGCTCCTTATTACTAAgaaaaaatagagtaattttaAACTATTGAGTACATTAGCTTAACCATGAAcaaatgttttaaataatactttAAGTAAAATTGTACTCTAAActtatattgatttaaaaatctATCATGCTTAGTGCTTTATCAGTCTTGATGAACACATTAatctaatatttatatttacctgCGGTTGCttctaatttagaaataattttcttcaaatcagcgtttttatctaattttaaataagtagtgtTTCTTATTTCATGTATTTTGACCCACTCGGGCACTTCTTCTGCGAGCAACTTTATGTCTCTGTACAAATCATTAGCAGATACACTGGATTTGAAACTGCTGTCCAATTTAGACAACACAATGTTCAGAGCCAATACATTCTTCCTCTCTGTGACAAAGATATTTCTCAACGTTCTTGCCAGATCTGGTAGTCTACTGTAAGTCAAGTACTTTTGGTCACTCTCAGTGGGCCGCGTCATAGCTTCAAGAGCCTTGGCTGCTTGCTTGGCTTTTACTCTTTCTAATAACGCAGCTGGCAAATTACGGAGAGCAGGGTTCAAAATCTGGATGCCACTTGTGGAAGGCTGATTTGACTGTGTGGTGACACTGGTCGATTTTGGAGATTCTTTGATACCAGTGGCAACTTTCTCTTGTTCTGTGAGGCCTCTGGCTTTAGCCTGCGCAAGTTTTTCCAATGCTCTTTCCATTTTTGTATTGCATTTGAATAATTCTCGAGCCTTCGCGAGGACATCTTGGGCTGAAGAATACTTCTCTGTGTTTGGCACTTCAGGAAGCTTAGCAGGATCTATGTCAGGAATCTTCTCGAGCTCAAACTCTGGATGCCAGCGTACTATTTTATCGTCGGGAATTTCGATGGGAGGATCCAATGTCGAGCAAAACTGAGCATGGTGCTTTTTGACCAGTTGCAGCAGAATATCAAAGAAATATCTTCTCCTCTCCAACAGCACACTAGGATTCATGATTTTAATATCATTGGGGAAATTGGGAGAAATCATCAGCTCAAAAGACTCCTTGTTGGATGTATTGCTGAAGCTCTTATTTTTCTGCACTTCAAAATTGTAAAAGTCTGGAACCAAATGTTTGATTTGAGCCAAGTGCTTTTCTGTGAAATTTCTTTTGAGCATTTCCTGTACAGATGGTTTTAGCTTGTTGTAGGTTATTTTCTCATTTCTATTGTAAAGCAGAGCAACAACTGTTTCCATGCCACGGAACAGCTCTGCAAGGAACCTGTAGTGGTGTGGTAACGGTAGACTGGACGAGGGCGCCAAAGAAGAATGTTTTATGTAGGCTGGAACCTgtaaatagataaaatatgtatcgaatagaatagaatagaatataaatactatctgtcctggcttactcacgtgtgtagtcgacgttagcccgactagtttcgaacccatccggggtcctttttcaagggagtccgtccgcgcacgcgccgcggttttgactctactactaactagtcgggctaacgtcgactacacacgtgagtaagccgggacagatagtatttataatggaaatcactcacggtagtttaaatgctagaATAGTGTTAATTGTTAAGTGTAGAATagtgtttttattcaagtagactttttacaagcgctttcaaatagtcgggtagttttaatttaccactggttcggaatgccgttcctaccgagaagaaccagcaagaaactcggcggttgctctttttaattttacaatttacaaatttttacaatttataaatttttggCCTACTTATTTTAAGCTGAGGCAGATTGCTTGCCTTGCATTTTAGCAACTAGGTAATTGCTGATTCATAGTTACTTTATAATCAATGAcctgcttttaattttttaaaacaagaTCTAAGGGCTAGTGCAGACCGAGCTCGCCGAGTAGAGTTGAGGCAAGTAGGGTTGTATATATTATGGACGAGAACCAGTTGGCtcattttcaatattataatttcaaacatatgtcaaaatttaaaaaagtttaagtaatAAGATGGCACATCTCTACACACTTCCACTCTGTGGGTGTTGCACCtaagtaaaattttaataatttagaaCTTTAAAACAAACATAATGGGTGCATACTCGTGAACAATTCTAAGTATGAAAGAAATATAGATGTACCAAGATAAATACGGCGTAAATAACGTGGCATGTATGCTCATTAATACATTACAGTATATTCAAAATCATAATACATCATTCTCAAAATTTTGAACATTTTCATACATACATGTATGTGtccatacattttttaaatttcgataCATGCTCCCTTGACTgcgatggtaagtgatgatgcagtctaagagggAGGGGCAAACTTTTAAGGGGTATTTTATTATGCTAGTTCTATTTACCTTGCTAGGGCTTTTAACTGGGCTGACGAAAACCTTCCTGGGGGATATAAGAGGCCTCTGCTTAACCGCTCCACCCTCAGTTTCTTTCTTTGGCGACAAAAATTCCTTCCTAATTGTTGACTGCTTGCTAGGACTAAAACAAAACCATTATCAATTTTACAAGTTCCAAAATTAAACCCTCTAAGGGCCACTTGCACGTCAGACTGCTTAAGTATGGTAActatcaaaagttaaatttgacCATAAAAACCCAGGTTGAACAACTCAGAGTTTTTCCaccaaaatttaaatttaatgttatattggggccaattctcttgtacacaatctctaaacgaaactaaattaacaggcctaaatctagtgctatccttttccgcaaacaacattatgaaagagatagcaatagatttatagCATAGCAAGCAATATAATAATAgcaagagaattagccacactttCATTGTTAGGAAGTGAAAATAatctgtaatagcctagtggtttagaTGCAAATACATTGGGAGGACAAGCTGAAATTGATATCTGGTCCATTCTGGACAAGGGTGGCAGAGAACCACGAGCACTGGCAAGAggataacctaacctaccttaaaagcaagagtgaataggcatcttctaggcaagcacactTCAACCCTAGACCtgatcatttatttttattaagcatGATTGTTGTAGAGTGCAAGcacatacacacaaacacaaatGCGTCAACATGTAGTATGGTGGAGATGTGACTGCTGTACAAACGCTCCCTCTGTATGAATCCAACCTGCTCTCCCCTATAGTCCTAggaataataatccatactaataatattcttcttcttcttcttctagtgcctctccattactgaaggtcagcTGTCAGTTGTTTAACTTCTtgtccatggctaggcggaatagttctccgactgtttttatgccagtccactccctgatgttacgtagccatgacttcttCCTTCTTCCCACCCCTCTTTTCCCCGCTATTTTACCCATCATAAGCTTTCCACAGCCTTGTCTGTTAACCTCACtttgacaaaatttagtacagagatagcatcaTGAGGAAATACATAGGCTAATTTTCCTGGAAAATTCACACAAACGAAAtcactggcatcatctagtaggggATAAAAAGGTTATATTACTTACCTTTGAGGAACATCCACATCAATGGACTTAAATTCTTTAAGGTTCTTCGTGACGGCTTCATGACGGATCTTTTTGTCGGTGGTTTCTTTGAGCTCTTGTATCCCTTTACTTAAACGATCAGCAGTAGCCCTGAGTTCAGCTAACCTACTACTAGCTGCTAATTTCTTTTTTATGTCACCTAAGCTTAGTTCTTTTCTTGCCGCATTTACAGACACATGCTTGGAGGGCTCAGAGCTTTTGATAATATTCGAAGCACTAGCTTTTTTCGCGAACGCTTCCACACTTTGTTGGGGTTCAACGTTGTTGTAATTTCTTGCCAATTGGACCTCGGCGGTCTTTATAACTTCCGATTTATTACTTGTTACTGTAGCTGTTTGTTTAGCATTACGAGCGAATATATCATTGTATTTCGGCAAAGGAGTTTTTCTACCCAATTTTAGGGACGAATCTGCACGTTCAATGTGCGCGATTTTTTTCTTTGAACTTACGATTTCATCAGTTGCTGGCCTCTTTCTGCTATTGAAAAACGTTGTGAGCGTAGTTTGCGACATTGTATTGCAtgaaattgtatattttgtaacaaaTAAACAACAATTTATCTCCAAATCCTGTATTCTCCACACCGAAACCAAACCCGTATTTCCCTCCAAAAGTGGCCTTTTATATTTCTGACGGACTGACTGCTGACTGAGTTCAAGTTTTTTgacttttaaaatatgttttttaacgAGTTATGGATTTACGACTCTGGGTTCTAGGCTTCTAGCTctctttttattataagtggATAGATCACAGAacattttctgttccgtgggatAGATAATTATTCATAGTCGAATTTTTGTACCTAACATTATTTTTGACGTTTTGAGTGCTAGATTtttacgaaaaataaataatgcgaGGGCAAAAAGAATCACCAACTGAGTTGGAACAGTAGCTACGGGTAACATTGGAAATGTCTCTAACATTGTAAATCAATGGTTCAATGgaatttatgatattaaaattataaaaaaaactcaatcacCCATTGTAAAATGTTTAATAACATCTAAAAACCATCTAATTACTcaacaaaatatatacttacGTAAATTACATCCAAAACCCTTTTTTAAAGCACTAGTATAATGTAGTCTGTATACCAATCTTACCTAGTTACctctaagtacttattttattttagtaatctaaatccataggtactaatattataaaagcgaaagtgggtctgctagcttttcacggctaagccgttcaaccgattttgacgaaatttggtagcttGCAAGGAGTTTCATTCataaatcgtggtgatttaaAAATTGGCCTAAGTACTAAGTCGGTTAGAAAAAGGAACGACTAAACCAACGCGATGCTGCTTGCTTCCAAATCCTACTAACATTAACATTCCTATTTGCAGTGGGCTTTGAAATCGGTATGTTACTTGCCAGCGGGataggagtggagaaggcgggtagagactGAAAGAGGGGtacaatggattgacgtgatttattttgcatgcatatagttaaataccggagactggagagtgacataggcttttatcccggaaaaccaaagagtttgcacgggatttttaaaaacttaaatccacgcgggcatcagctaatttaaaaatatagaaataaaatCTTCTTTATAATCAGTCATCTAGAGAGAATTGACATAAATTTTAACTCCGTGATTTTTTGGTTGTTGTGGTTtgcaaatagtatttttttaaatgccacCTAAACCAATTCTAGCTAAAAACGACAACGTTTTAGTGGCATCAAGCAGAGTTGTTTCTAGGCCTGATAAACTCGAGGGAGGAGAAGAAACTGAAATAGCTGCTCAAATACTCGTGCCTCCAGAAACTGGTTGGGGCTGGGTAGTGGTTGCAGTTTCATTTATTAATGCTTTTATATTCGATGGTATATCTTTTACGTATGGAAGTGTGAAGAACGATATTTCTACAGACCTTAATTTGTCAAGCTCCTTAGTGAATTTCGTTAATTCACTCTGTATTGCAATTTATTACATAGGTGGGCCATTGGCCTCTGCATTTATTAACCGCTTTGGATTTAGAGCATGCGTTATGTCAGGATCAGTTTTAAGTTCGTTTTCATTGTTTATTTCATACTTTTCAAATGGTTTTACGactttttgcatattttatggaGCAATAGCTGGTTTTGGATACTGTTTAATGAATATGGCATCGGGCCTAATTGTAGGATTTTATTTCGAAAAGTTTCGGTCAATAGCTTTAGCCATAGCTGCATGCGGATCAAGTGTTGGAATCATGACCTTTTACCCATTAAATGTATATTTGATTAAATTAGCTGGATGGCGGACAGCGACCTTATTACACTCAGGACTCATTGGGCTAATATACTTTTCGGGAATGACTTTTCAACCCCTTTTATCTTTTACTGTTGTAAAAACTACAGAAGATCAAACGCGCACTGTAACTTACTTGCCAAATTTATCTACGGCTGGTCTACGACTTGCGACATCAAGTACTAAAACCGATGATAAGACGATAGAGCCAACAGCTACAGAACGCTTATTTCATGCTGTTTCTAATTCAAACTTTCCTACGGCAGCTGCACTAGTAGAAGATGTTGATTTGACAGTTGGATCGGCTGCACAACCAGGCCCCTCTACCGCTGCTATATCTAAATTAAAGTTAACTGCAAACGCCCCTCAAGGAGGCATTAGTCACAGACAACTTAAGCAAGTAAAATCTATTATGTCTAAAACGAGTGTACAAGATAAAACAAAGCCTCCACCAGTCGAAATTGCAGTTACTGTAGAAGAACCCAAGGAAAGTAGCTGCTGGGGACGCCTGTGTCATTGGGAGCAACATGTACCGGAATCACGCCCAATGTATCGAGATGATGTATTTTATGAAGGAAAGTTAGAGAAGCTACCAGTATATCAAAAAAGTATGATGGCTACAGGCACTTCTAAAACTGGTTTGGAGTATCAGTTAGCTGTATCTAGAGCCATAACAGCTGATGATTTACGTGAAAAGAAAGGAGTATTCACCACAGCAGCACGAAGAGTACTAGCGACAATGATGGATCCTAAACTACTACGAAAGAAAtcgtttatatttttatgtttagggGGATTTCTCATTTTTGTAGGATTTCTAGTTCCTTATGTTTTTATTCAGGATAGAAATGTTCAAGCAGGCCTTGATCCACaagattgtttatttttagtgAGCGTCATAGGAGGTGCCAACGCGGTTGGTAGACTGGTATTGGGAGGGGTTGCGAGTAAGATAGAACCGATTAATGTTTACACTTTCGCAATATTAATAAGTGGGACCGTTACTATTTTATCAGATTTATCACTTAGTTTATCCTAtcaatatttctattgtttagTATTTGGATTTTTTTCATCTGCCGCAACTTCCTTACGTAGTATGCTAATCGTTTCCTTGTATGGGTTAGATAATTTAACAAACGCAACGGGTGTTCTTCTTGTATTTCAAGGGTTAGGTACTTTAGTTAGTACACCAGGCGCAAGTATAGTTAAGAATATGTATGGATTTTCGGTAGCATTTTATGTATCTGGAAGCTTTATGACAGCTGGTGGTACTATTTTGTTACTTGTTAAACATATGTATCAAAAGGAAAATAAAGTTACTCAATAATTGCAAACACATTCACCCAAAAACTATTTATATGGTAACtactctatacctactaataaataaaattgaagtgcctgtctgtaattttgaaataactacctcatgtggttatttgaactgtacgataactgaatcacacgtgtttaaaatttttgtctgtctgtctgtttgaacctgtttgaacgggctaatctttgaAACGGCTGAATTTATTTTGACGGGAtattcacagacaagtagaggattaccacacctctgtgatagtaacaagttagttttctgtttttgtGCAAAAGCcatggtgcattgctgtgtgatCGGCTGTAAAAGTTGTaccgaacgcaaattatgaaacaaccTTTCATACAtaagtatgatttcttttgttgttttgtcggGTATTATACGCGTCTGGCAAGTTTCCTTAGTCTGAGATACTCATAGCGATAAAGTAACGGTACCTAGTATATCTAGTAGTACTAccgtagattgagtaaaaaagctagattaaAGTACTTTGTAACCGCGTaccgatagcacgacgtaacgatgaataacacgacaattattaccattggttagtagttaatatttgtattaatcgttcaataatatttgtattaaacgttttttacgtgaaaacaagtaaataactaatgagaaatacaatgacgccgcgagttctcaaagtttgttttgcaactaaagttgtattcattgtatgtattcttgaaaaaaatcggttacacgataagggacaaaaaataggttagctgcgtctctgtttatcacattagttactttatctgtgctctttttagtgtgaatgagaaagcaaacgttcctttatctagctttattactctatctacgggtaCTACtgagtaaaataaattaaaagaatataatatgtgaTATAGGCCTTAAAAGATTGATATCCAGGgccgaaaatcaaaaaaaaaaattgatgtcgATCTCAAATAGCCAACCCAGAGCCGTAagaccagtttaaaaaaaactgatgtCGATGTTCGACTTTCGAGCGAGCGCATTTTGTGTTTTATTCTGTCTCAATTCTGAAACCGGCCGCCATACTCAAACAAAAAGATTGAGAtgaaaagataatttttttatatcggAGCTTGTTGAAAGTGTTATAATTTACTAAATGAGTTCTAAATCAGATGTAAACAGAAGAGTACTCGCCATCCAGGCGAAAAAGAAACGGCATAAACTCGGAAAGAAGAAAAATCGCGAGGAAGATATCGGCGCTGGTGGACAAGGAAATGGGCTGCGCAATCAAAACCAGAATCGGCTCGAACCGACTCACAGTTCGTCCAACGAAACCATCGAGGAAGATGAGGACGAGCAATACGCCAGCGACGACGAAGAGCAAGAGGACAGTGCAGACTACTGCAAGGGAGGATACCACCCCGTCAAGATCGGAGACTTGTTCCTCAATCGGTACCACGTCACTAGGAAGTTGGGTTGGGGGCACTTCTCCACCGTGTGGCTCTGTTGGGATCTAGTAGACAAGCGTTTCGTCGCTTTGAAAGTTGTCAAGTCAGCTCCGCATTTTACAGAAACTGCCTTagacgaaattaaaatattgaaatctGTCCGCGACAGCGATCCAGCCGACCCTAAGAGAAATAAAACTGTCCAATTGCTGAACGATTTCAAAATCACGGGGGTCAATGGGACTCATGTGTGCATGGTGTTTGAAGTCCTAGGACACCACCTGTTGAAACTCATACTCAAGTCTAATTACAGAGGGATCCCTCGCGAAAACGTTAAAACTATTATCCGCCAAGTGCTGGAGGGCCTAGATTACCTTCAtactaaatgtaaaataattcaTACAGATATCAAACCTGAAAATGTGTTAGTGTGTGTGGATGAAACATATATTCGTAAGTTGGCAGCTGAAGCTACTGAACTACATTCCTTAGGCCTCAGGTTACCACACTCCCTCATCAGTACGGCTCCAAAAGAGTTTCAGGAACAGGTAGTTACCGGTAAAATGAgtagaaataaaaagaaaaaactgaaGAAAAAAGCAAAACGGCAATCAATGCTCCTCAAGAAACAAATGGAACAAATAGAAGAAATAGAGGAACAAAAAAAGGTTCCCAATAGTGATTCAGCGCCCATGTCACAAGACAATGACGACTCACCACTAACTCCTGAGGAGGAGAGTGTTATTGAGAATACTCGCTCAGAAAACGAGCTAAGTGTGAATGGTTGTAACGATAGTGAAAAGGCAGATGACGAAGCTTTCGACACTGA
This window harbors:
- the LOC117988604 gene encoding pyrimidodiazepine synthase-like isoform X2 → MAKAVAGKINFNTKHLKRGDPLPPYNGKLRIYSMRLCPFAQRTILALNAKNIDFEVVNISLAEKPEWLTSKSAFGTVPSIEIKEDVCIYGSLIAVEYLDEVYPQRPLLPKDPVRKAMDKIIVEASGPITTFVMKTVKAPETITEETVSAFHKALEFIQNQLKERGTPYLAGDAPGYVDYMNWPWFERLLGFKEEDRKIDSEKFKLLTAYLGKMKKDPAVVPYLVPDNVMNTFHEGFKTGPHPNYDLLDSQLIK
- the LOC117988604 gene encoding pyrimidodiazepine synthase-like isoform X1, whose protein sequence is MSKTIQKFGKKIHLSRYLTKFLAIDGSRFLIGDPLPPYNGKLRIYSMRLCPFAQRTILALNAKNIDFEVVNISLAEKPEWLTSKSAFGTVPSIEIKEDVCIYGSLIAVEYLDEVYPQRPLLPKDPVRKAMDKIIVEASGPITTFVMKTVKAPETITEETVSAFHKALEFIQNQLKERGTPYLAGDAPGYVDYMNWPWFERLLGFKEEDRKIDSEKFKLLTAYLGKMKKDPAVVPYLVPDNVMNTFHEGFKTGPHPNYDLLDSQLIK
- the LOC117988604 gene encoding pyrimidodiazepine synthase-like isoform X3 produces the protein MRLCPFAQRTILALNAKNIDFEVVNISLAEKPEWLTSKSAFGTVPSIEIKEDVCIYGSLIAVEYLDEVYPQRPLLPKDPVRKAMDKIIVEASGPITTFVMKTVKAPETITEETVSAFHKALEFIQNQLKERGTPYLAGDAPGYVDYMNWPWFERLLGFKEEDRKIDSEKFKLLTAYLGKMKKDPAVVPYLVPDNVMNTFHEGFKTGPHPNYDLLDSQLIK
- the dup gene encoding DNA replication factor Cdt1 codes for the protein MSQTTLTTFFNSRKRPATDEIVSSKKKIAHIERADSSLKLGRKTPLPKYNDIFARNAKQTATVTSNKSEVIKTAEVQLARNYNNVEPQQSVEAFAKKASASNIIKSSEPSKHVSVNAARKELSLGDIKKKLAASSRLAELRATADRLSKGIQELKETTDKKIRHEAVTKNLKEFKSIDVDVPQSPSKQSTIRKEFLSPKKETEGGAVKQRPLISPRKVFVSPVKSPSKVPAYIKHSSLAPSSSLPLPHHYRFLAELFRGMETVVALLYNRNEKITYNKLKPSVQEMLKRNFTEKHLAQIKHLVPDFYNFEVQKNKSFSNTSNKESFELMISPNFPNDIKIMNPSVLLERRRYFFDILLQLVKKHHAQFCSTLDPPIEIPDDKIVRWHPEFELEKIPDIDPAKLPEVPNTEKYSSAQDVLAKARELFKCNTKMERALEKLAQAKARGLTEQEKVATGIKESPKSTSVTTQSNQPSTSGIQILNPALRNLPAALLERVKAKQAAKALEAMTRPTESDQKYLTYSRLPDLARTLRNIFVTERKNVLALNIVLSKLDSSFKSSVSANDLYRDIKLLAEEVPEWVKIHEIRNTTYLKLDKNADLKKIISKLEATAGKYKY
- the SRPK gene encoding SRSF protein kinase 3, translated to MSSKSDVNRRVLAIQAKKKRHKLGKKKNREEDIGAGGQGNGLRNQNQNRLEPTHSSSNETIEEDEDEQYASDDEEQEDSADYCKGGYHPVKIGDLFLNRYHVTRKLGWGHFSTVWLCWDLVDKRFVALKVVKSAPHFTETALDEIKILKSVRDSDPADPKRNKTVQLLNDFKITGVNGTHVCMVFEVLGHHLLKLILKSNYRGIPRENVKTIIRQVLEGLDYLHTKCKIIHTDIKPENVLVCVDETYIRKLAAEATELHSLGLRLPHSLISTAPKEFQEQVVTGKMSRNKKKKLKKKAKRQSMLLKKQMEQIEEIEEQKKVPNSDSAPMSQDNDDSPLTPEEESVIENTRSENELSVNGCNDSEKADDEAFDTDAEAVQVRNKQYGCGDDTGTPMSEGEMTDTPPSFNSQSKGKSLDKSPDPAFDVCEVEVKIADLGNACWVHRHFTEDIQTRQYRSLEVLLSAGYGTSADIWSTACMAFELATGDYLFEPHSGDGYSRDEDHLAHIIELLGDIPKRIAASGKYSKIFFNKKGELRNITGLKPWGLVSVLTEKYEWSQNDAEEFADFLKPMLDFDPNRRATAYECLQHPWLKPLKPEQNESEE